TGGCGGCAACGAAGGGGAGTAGCGATGTAGGAAGAGAAATGGAGAATGGCGGCGGCGCAGGAGTTGAACGGACTCAACAGAGTAGCGACGGCGGCGGCAGCGACGCTGGCGGAAGGGGAAGGTAGCAACAGATTTCTTAATTGCAAAACGGCTGAGCCGGTCAAACCGTTGCTAGTTCAATcgatttattaaatatttgtttatatatattttgcagttatttttattataatttttttatgagaaaCTCTTTGTGgcagtaatttttaattttttttgttatcctttgatttgtataaatattaaattatttttaataaataaattttattaatttatgcatataaattttaaaaaatatgactataaaattttaaaaaatatagatacaaattatatattttttattatttaaaatattaataaatgtgTAAATTATTGATAGTcacacaaaaaattataatatttattagtcatttaatattatttattttttattaattattttttattaattagatattaatgttatattataaatttttgaaaaattttaggaTAGTAGGaagttgtttattattttttttatagcgaacttattttttaactaattgacttgaatttgCTTCATTTCTAATTGATTCTCTAaccaattctaatttttttctaatgatATTCTTCATTGagtgtttatttatattaatttgacGACAAGTATCttgtattcaaaatttaaaatgactAGTTTtatacaaacaaataaaataaataaataatacataataagATTTGAAATATGTCAagcaaaaattatttaattatttatgaattttattactaaataaatatttttatgaatattCAATTTCCCAAAATACTATTCGTAATTGTGAATTTATTGCATTAATAGTAGATTTATTCAAACCAATTTAATTAGAGGCAAAAAGTTGGATAAAGTTGTATTACTAtgtatgtatttaatttttggtaaaaatctaGATATAGTTATTTTCGTATGAAGTGATAGTTGTGAATATTTCTCCTTCCACTTGACGCGCAAGTACTatataaataatagaagaacaaagtagaaatataactcaaaaataaaatccaagaaCAAATAAGAAACCATGATCGCCCAAAAGAACCTCATCACCCTCTTCTTATTCCTTATCATCTTCACTTCTTCAGCCACCTTTCTTGACAACTCCATAGAACCCAAATCACTTAACCTACACAAAGAACAAACCTTATCCCACTTCAGATTCTATTGGCAAGAGAAATTTTCAGGACCAAAAGCAACATCAATCGAAATAGTTTCACCAGTTCCAAAATACAACACCACCGCAAAATTTGGTTCAATTAGAGCCATAGACATAGCTTTGACCATAGGACCGAATATGAGCTCCAAGGTTGTTGGAAGAGCTCAGGGTGTCTATGTCTCGGCATCGGAAACCGAGATCGATCTTCTGATGATTGAGAATATTGTGTTCTACGAGGGAAGGTACCATGGAAGCTCCATAACCGCCATGGGAAGGAATCCGATCTTCAGTAAGGTAGTTAGGGAGTTGGATGTTGTTGGTGGCAGCGGGCATTTTAGGTTTGCTAAAGGGTATGCTGAATTGAGGACTATATCTTCGGATCCTAAGACTCTTGATACTGCGGTTCAGTACGATGTTTATGTTTATCATTATTGATGCTAACCAAGGATTAGATTTTGGTTGCACTTATGACAGTTGGTATTGCTATTGGTGCCGTTGTGTTGCAATGCAAAAGgttaagaaaataaacaagtgAAATGTCAGAAGaacatcaaaatttattgtttttagtcATCAATTTAGTTATTAACATTTAAAAGTAGAGTAAACAAGGAAGATGCGAATAACGTAACAATGGATTGTATCTCAGAcccattaaaataaaaaacatcccACCCCATTTATACTCCCACAACTCTAGCCTTTCACCTTTTACGACAccacctttttctttttttaacgtAGTCGCTTCACTCCCTTTTCTTGGTCGTGCCGTCATCAATG
This sequence is a window from Arachis duranensis cultivar V14167 chromosome 2, aradu.V14167.gnm2.J7QH, whole genome shotgun sequence. Protein-coding genes within it:
- the LOC107475369 gene encoding dirigent protein 22-like, which encodes MIAQKNLITLFLFLIIFTSSATFLDNSIEPKSLNLHKEQTLSHFRFYWQEKFSGPKATSIEIVSPVPKYNTTAKFGSIRAIDIALTIGPNMSSKVVGRAQGVYVSASETEIDLLMIENIVFYEGRYHGSSITAMGRNPIFSKVVRELDVVGGSGHFRFAKGYAELRTISSDPKTLDTAVQYDVYVYHY